A single window of Streptomyces xanthii DNA harbors:
- a CDS encoding N-acetylmuramoyl-L-alanine amidase — MGERGSGKAKGRDGDRVVSRRALIVGGAATAVGVGLLARGDLARMWWQVPGIDKPRKPGEVDFKGAEWVAAAAANWRRADRPADYTIDRVVIHVTQGSYQGTLRVFKDPWHGAAAHYVVRKDGHIAQMIRELDVAFHAGNRDYNQRSVGIEHEGFVDRPQDFTDAMYEASARLTAGICRRYGIPVDREHIVGHVEVPGTDHTDPGPHWDWKRYMRLVWAAHERAGAAKA; from the coding sequence GTGGGTGAGCGGGGTTCGGGCAAGGCGAAGGGCCGGGACGGGGACCGGGTCGTCAGCCGGCGTGCGCTGATCGTCGGAGGCGCGGCGACGGCCGTGGGCGTGGGGCTGCTCGCGCGGGGTGATCTGGCGCGGATGTGGTGGCAGGTCCCGGGGATCGACAAGCCGCGCAAGCCCGGCGAGGTGGACTTCAAGGGCGCGGAGTGGGTGGCGGCGGCCGCGGCGAACTGGCGGCGGGCGGACCGCCCGGCCGACTACACGATCGACCGGGTCGTCATCCATGTCACGCAGGGCAGCTACCAGGGCACGCTGAGGGTGTTCAAGGATCCGTGGCACGGCGCGGCCGCGCACTACGTGGTGCGCAAGGACGGGCACATCGCGCAGATGATCCGCGAGCTGGACGTCGCGTTCCACGCGGGGAACAGGGACTACAACCAGCGCAGTGTCGGCATCGAGCACGAGGGCTTCGTGGACCGCCCGCAGGATTTCACGGACGCGATGTACGAGGCCTCGGCGCGGCTGACCGCGGGGATCTGCAGACGGTACGGGATACCCGTGGACCGGGAGCACATCGTCGGGCACGTCGAGGTGCCGGGCACGGACCACACGGATCCGGGGCCGCACTGGGACTGGAAGCGGTACATGCGGCTGGTGTGGGCCGCCCACGAGCGGGCGGGCGCGGCGAAGGCCTGA
- a CDS encoding cysteine desulfurase family protein: MAYLDHAATTPMLPEAVEVMTAQLAVTGNASSLHAAGRRARRTVEESRESLAASLGARPSEVVFTSGGTEADNLAVKGLYWARRAADPARTRVLASPVEHHAVLDAVHWLAEHEGATVEYLPVDSHGRVHAAALREVVERNPDDVALATVMWANNEIGTVQPVHELADVAREFAVPLHADAVQAFGQLPVDFAASGLAAMTVSGHKVGGPYGIGALLLGREYAPVPVLHGGGQERHVRSGTLDVPAIAAFATAGRIAAEQRDWFAREIGGLRDALVDAVRAAVPEAILGGDPAPGGRLPANAHFTFPGCEGDSLLLLLDAQGIECSTGSACTAGVAQPSHVLLATGTDPDLARGTLRFSLGHTSTAADVEAVAKAIGPAVERARTAGLT; encoded by the coding sequence ATGGCTTACCTCGACCACGCCGCGACCACTCCGATGCTTCCGGAGGCGGTCGAGGTGATGACCGCCCAGCTCGCCGTCACCGGCAACGCCTCGTCCCTGCACGCCGCGGGACGCCGCGCCCGGCGCACCGTCGAGGAGTCCCGCGAGTCCCTCGCCGCCTCCCTCGGCGCCCGCCCCAGCGAGGTCGTCTTCACCTCCGGCGGAACCGAGGCCGACAACCTCGCCGTCAAGGGCCTGTACTGGGCGCGCCGCGCCGCCGACCCGGCCCGCACCCGCGTCCTCGCCAGCCCCGTCGAGCACCACGCCGTCCTCGACGCCGTGCACTGGCTCGCCGAGCACGAGGGCGCCACGGTCGAGTACCTCCCCGTCGACTCCCACGGCCGCGTCCACGCCGCCGCGCTGCGCGAGGTCGTCGAGCGCAATCCGGACGACGTCGCCCTCGCCACCGTCATGTGGGCCAACAACGAGATCGGCACCGTCCAGCCCGTCCACGAACTCGCCGACGTCGCCCGCGAGTTCGCCGTGCCGCTGCACGCCGACGCCGTCCAGGCCTTCGGCCAGCTCCCCGTCGACTTCGCCGCCTCCGGGCTCGCGGCCATGACCGTCTCCGGACACAAGGTCGGCGGCCCCTACGGCATCGGCGCGCTGCTCCTCGGCCGCGAGTACGCCCCCGTCCCCGTACTCCACGGCGGCGGCCAGGAGCGGCACGTGCGCTCCGGCACCCTCGACGTGCCGGCCATCGCCGCGTTCGCCACCGCCGGGCGGATCGCCGCCGAACAGCGCGACTGGTTCGCCCGCGAGATCGGCGGCCTGCGCGACGCCCTCGTCGACGCCGTCCGCGCGGCCGTCCCCGAGGCGATCCTCGGCGGCGACCCGGCGCCCGGCGGCCGACTGCCCGCCAACGCGCACTTCACCTTCCCCGGCTGCGAGGGCGACTCGCTGCTGCTGCTCCTGGACGCGCAGGGCATCGAGTGCTCGACCGGCTCCGCCTGCACCGCCGGCGTCGCCCAGCCCAGCCACGTCCTCCTGGCCACCGGCACCGACCCCGACCTCGCCCGCGGCACCCTCCGCTTCTCCCTCGGCCACACGTCGACGGCGGCGGACGTCGAAGCGGTCGCGAAGGCGATCGGTCCCGCGGTGGAACGCGCCCGCACGGCGGGCCTCACCTGA
- a CDS encoding DUF4190 domain-containing protein, whose translation MAVASFVLGLVGLLVLNIFLGPIAIVLAGLALIRGTARRGRALLGLTLGIADLVVLASFIAADGTLSWSIAG comes from the coding sequence ATGGCCGTCGCGTCCTTCGTCCTGGGCCTCGTCGGCCTGCTCGTCCTCAACATCTTCCTCGGCCCGATCGCCATCGTCCTCGCCGGACTCGCCCTGATCCGCGGCACCGCACGGCGCGGCCGCGCCCTCCTCGGCCTCACGCTGGGTATCGCCGACCTCGTCGTCCTCGCTTCCTTCATCGCCGCCGACGGAACCCTGTCCTGGAGCATCGCGGGCTGA
- a CDS encoding TetR family transcriptional regulator has product MSHTLGIRQAQKQKTRQALLDAALELLADQSLSSLGLREVTRAVGVAPTAFYRHFDSTADLGVALVEEALGSLHAMIRDQLTATWDSDERIARTVELIVRHVAAHPAHVRFLARERFGGVQPVREAIGAQLAQFVDEVRDALALEPESAGWNEEDLSMLARLYVDHMMQTAAELLTTPPEDLPRVTDLAERQLRLITLGGRHWLDGA; this is encoded by the coding sequence ATGAGTCACACCCTCGGCATCCGGCAGGCCCAGAAGCAGAAGACACGGCAGGCGCTGCTCGACGCGGCGCTCGAGCTGCTGGCGGACCAGAGCCTGAGCAGCCTGGGCCTGCGCGAGGTCACGCGCGCGGTGGGCGTGGCCCCGACCGCGTTCTACCGGCACTTCGACAGCACGGCCGATCTCGGCGTCGCCCTGGTCGAGGAGGCGCTCGGCAGCCTGCACGCGATGATCCGCGACCAGCTGACGGCGACCTGGGACAGCGACGAACGGATCGCGCGCACCGTCGAGTTGATCGTCCGGCACGTCGCCGCGCACCCGGCGCACGTCCGCTTCCTCGCGCGCGAGCGGTTCGGCGGGGTGCAGCCCGTGCGCGAGGCGATCGGCGCGCAGCTCGCGCAGTTCGTCGACGAGGTGCGCGACGCGCTGGCCCTGGAGCCCGAGTCGGCCGGCTGGAACGAGGAGGACCTGTCGATGCTGGCGCGGCTCTACGTCGACCACATGATGCAGACGGCCGCCGAACTGCTCACCACGCCCCCCGAGGACCTCCCCCGCGTCACGGATCTGGCCGAGCGTCAGCTGCGGCTGATCACCCTCGGCGGCCGCCACTGGCTCGACGGGGCCTGA
- a CDS encoding helix-turn-helix transcriptional regulator: MKSDRLLSILLLLQTRGRVPAPELAERLEVSVRTIYRDVEALSAAGVPVFAERGRHGGIALLPGYRTDVTGLTADESRALFILAAQGAHSALGLDAAFGSALRKVMAALPEPHRPAAELTSRRILVESSRWMGPPHREVDVSALQDAVFTERRLRIRYRHSGTETLRTYTVDPYGLVSKAGVWYLIADRRGVPRLFRADRMREARVTDAPVRRRKGVELADVWAVLKKRVEQRPGGLEVVARVHRSRYDLFLRMCANSLLDHPDPDTDAEWITVRLAYGVLGAARTLLPFGTAVEVLEPPEVRAELARCAAEVTQMYQAGEGEPA; encoded by the coding sequence GTGAAGTCCGACCGCCTGCTCTCGATCCTCCTGCTGCTCCAGACCCGCGGCCGGGTCCCCGCCCCCGAACTCGCCGAGCGTCTTGAGGTGTCGGTCCGCACCATCTACCGCGACGTCGAGGCCCTCTCCGCGGCCGGTGTGCCCGTGTTCGCGGAGCGCGGCCGGCACGGCGGCATCGCGCTTCTGCCCGGCTACCGCACCGATGTCACCGGGCTGACCGCCGACGAGTCCCGCGCCCTGTTCATCCTCGCCGCGCAGGGCGCCCACAGCGCGCTCGGGCTCGACGCGGCGTTCGGCTCGGCACTGCGCAAGGTGATGGCGGCCCTGCCCGAACCGCACCGGCCCGCAGCCGAGTTGACCAGCCGCCGCATCCTCGTGGAGTCCTCGCGCTGGATGGGCCCGCCGCACCGCGAGGTCGACGTCAGCGCGCTCCAGGACGCCGTGTTCACCGAGCGCCGCCTGCGGATCCGCTACCGGCACAGCGGCACCGAGACCCTCCGCACCTACACCGTCGACCCGTACGGCCTCGTCTCCAAGGCGGGCGTCTGGTACCTGATCGCCGACCGCCGGGGCGTGCCCCGCCTCTTCCGCGCCGACCGCATGCGCGAGGCACGGGTCACGGACGCGCCGGTGCGCCGTCGCAAAGGGGTCGAACTCGCCGACGTATGGGCGGTGTTGAAGAAGCGCGTCGAGCAGCGTCCCGGCGGCCTGGAGGTCGTCGCCCGCGTCCACCGCAGTCGCTACGACCTCTTCCTGCGCATGTGCGCGAACTCCCTGCTCGACCACCCCGACCCCGACACCGACGCCGAGTGGATCACGGTCCGGCTCGCCTACGGGGTCCTGGGCGCCGCCCGCACCCTGCTCCCGTTCGGCACCGCCGTGGAGGTCCTCGAACCGCCGGAGGTGCGGGCCGAACTGGCGCGGTGCGCGGCGGAGGTCACGCAGATGTACCAGGCCGGCGAGGGTGAGCCGGCCTGA
- a CDS encoding TIGR03086 family metal-binding protein: MDPRPAFERATVQAARLVAEVRPGQYEDPTPCTEFDVRRLVSHLIGATRRFAVLGEGGDALAVEPFADELGDQAFAAGYEDARQSALKAWQDDARLDDEVTVPWGRVPGRAAVAGYVMETVAHSWDLWDALGRPGTLDPELAAIALGTARQVLPEGPRGPQAPFADVTPVPEGSGPYGELAAWLGREPVDVRNRG, encoded by the coding sequence ATGGACCCCCGTCCCGCTTTCGAACGCGCCACCGTCCAGGCCGCCCGCCTCGTCGCCGAGGTGAGGCCCGGACAGTACGAAGACCCCACGCCCTGTACGGAGTTCGACGTCCGTCGGCTCGTGTCCCATCTCATCGGTGCGACCCGGCGGTTCGCCGTGCTCGGCGAGGGCGGGGACGCGCTGGCCGTCGAGCCGTTCGCCGACGAGCTCGGGGACCAGGCCTTCGCGGCCGGCTACGAGGACGCGCGGCAGTCCGCGCTCAAGGCCTGGCAGGACGACGCCCGGCTCGACGACGAGGTCACGGTGCCGTGGGGCAGGGTGCCGGGCCGGGCGGCGGTCGCCGGGTACGTCATGGAGACGGTGGCGCACTCCTGGGACCTGTGGGACGCGCTGGGCCGGCCCGGCACGCTCGACCCGGAGCTCGCCGCGATCGCGCTCGGCACCGCCCGGCAGGTCCTGCCGGAGGGCCCCCGGGGTCCCCAGGCCCCGTTCGCCGACGTCACGCCGGTGCCGGAGGGCTCGGGACCGTACGGTGAGCTCGCGGCCTGGCTGGGCCGCGAGCCGGTGGACGTACGGAACCGGGGCTAG
- a CDS encoding thioesterase family protein produces the protein MADAVSTQERTVPARIGDSEFDRDTAVTRREPGVYDIDLSAGWTIINAVNGGYLLAVLGRALADALPHADPFTVSAHYLTASTPGPAVIRTETVRTGRTLSTGTASLFQYAEDGTEVERIRVLASYGDLDALPDDVRTTATPPALPPIDQCFGAGDAPEGAPPVPGSSAITGRLDLKLDPSTLGWALGAPSGKGEMRAWFGLADGRDADPLSLLLAVDALPPTAFEMGLKGWVPTVELTVHVRTRPAPGPLRVSITTRNLAGGFLEEDAEVWDSADRLVAQSRQLARVRLG, from the coding sequence ATGGCAGACGCAGTATCCACGCAGGAGCGCACGGTCCCGGCGCGCATCGGTGACAGCGAGTTCGACCGCGACACCGCGGTCACCCGGCGCGAGCCCGGTGTCTACGACATCGACCTCTCCGCCGGCTGGACGATCATCAACGCCGTGAACGGCGGCTATCTCCTCGCGGTGCTCGGCCGCGCCCTCGCGGACGCGCTGCCGCACGCCGACCCCTTCACGGTCTCGGCGCACTACCTGACCGCGTCGACGCCCGGCCCCGCGGTGATCCGCACCGAGACGGTCCGCACCGGCCGGACGCTCTCCACCGGTACGGCCTCCCTCTTCCAGTACGCCGAGGACGGCACCGAGGTCGAGCGCATCCGCGTGCTCGCCTCCTACGGCGACCTCGACGCCCTCCCCGACGACGTGCGCACCACCGCCACCCCGCCCGCCCTCCCGCCGATCGACCAGTGCTTCGGCGCGGGGGACGCCCCCGAGGGCGCCCCGCCGGTGCCGGGCAGTTCCGCGATCACCGGACGGCTCGACCTCAAGCTCGACCCGTCCACCCTCGGCTGGGCGCTCGGCGCGCCCTCCGGCAAGGGCGAGATGCGGGCCTGGTTCGGGCTCGCCGACGGCCGCGACGCGGACCCGCTGTCACTGCTCCTCGCCGTGGACGCGCTGCCGCCGACCGCCTTCGAGATGGGCCTCAAGGGCTGGGTGCCGACCGTCGAGCTGACGGTGCACGTGCGCACCCGCCCGGCGCCCGGCCCGCTGCGCGTCTCCATCACCACCCGCAACCTCGCGGGCGGCTTCCTCGAGGAGGACGCGGAGGTCTGGGACTCGGCCGACCGCCTGGTGGCCCAGTCCCGCCAACTCGCCCGCGTCCGCCTCGGCTAG
- a CDS encoding trimeric intracellular cation channel family protein has protein sequence MIQELFTPSVQHWLDLVGIFVFAISGALMAVRKNWDVFGIAVLAEVTALGGGLFRDLIIGAVPPAAFTDLGYFITPLIAAALVFFLHPEVERTQTAVNVFDAAGLGLFCVTGTTKAYDYGLGLTSSAALGVATAVGGGVLRDIIANEVPSLVRWDRDLYAVPAMVGTIIVVLCIRYDALTSVTSGVAVVTAFVLRLLAMRYHWRAPRAWNRRSSTTEVTDEVV, from the coding sequence GTGATCCAGGAACTGTTCACCCCGTCCGTCCAGCATTGGCTCGACCTCGTCGGCATCTTCGTCTTCGCCATCTCGGGCGCCCTGATGGCCGTCCGCAAGAACTGGGACGTCTTCGGCATCGCCGTACTCGCCGAGGTCACCGCGCTGGGCGGCGGACTGTTCCGCGACCTGATCATCGGGGCCGTGCCCCCGGCCGCGTTCACCGACCTGGGCTACTTCATCACCCCGCTGATCGCCGCCGCGCTGGTCTTCTTCCTGCACCCCGAGGTGGAGCGCACCCAGACCGCCGTGAACGTCTTCGACGCGGCGGGCCTCGGCCTGTTCTGCGTCACCGGCACGACGAAGGCGTACGACTACGGCCTCGGCCTCACCTCGTCCGCCGCCCTGGGCGTGGCCACCGCCGTCGGCGGCGGTGTGCTGCGCGACATCATCGCCAACGAGGTGCCGTCGCTGGTCCGCTGGGACCGCGACCTGTACGCCGTGCCCGCCATGGTCGGCACGATCATCGTCGTCCTCTGCATCCGCTACGACGCCCTGACCAGCGTCACGAGCGGCGTCGCGGTCGTCACCGCATTCGTGCTGCGGCTGCTCGCCATGCGCTACCACTGGCGCGCGCCCCGCGCCTGGAACCGCAGGTCGTCGACGACCGAGGTGACCGACGAGGTCGTCTGA
- a CDS encoding ABC transporter ATP-binding protein, with protein sequence MSIPAQSDGGTKTATQSKKGTKKDVAPGEVLLKVTGLQKHFPIRKGLLQRQVGAVHAVDGIDFEVRSGETLGVVGESGCGKSTMGRLITRLLEPTGGKVEFEGHDITHLGVGGMRPLRRDVQMVFQDPYSSLNPRHTIGTIVGAPFKLQGVKPEGGIKKEVQRLLEVVGLNPEHYNRYPHEFSGGQRQRIGIARALALNPKLVVADEPVSALDVSIQAQVVNLLDDLQEELGLTYVIIAHDLSVIRHVSDRIAVMYLGKIVELADRDDLYKTPMHPYTKALLSAVPVPDPKRRGAKSERILLRGDVPSPISPPSGCRFHTRCWKATEICAVKEPPLLQLATGHQVACHHPENAEDQAPEDTKLLSVAKEAIDVVTVPAPADPEPEAPSVPEAAEEPAEEPAGEASAEAEPEAAEPEAAEKAAEPEAKSEAAEKAAEADSDAEKK encoded by the coding sequence GTGAGCATTCCTGCGCAGAGCGATGGCGGCACCAAGACGGCCACGCAGTCCAAGAAGGGCACCAAGAAGGACGTCGCCCCCGGCGAGGTCCTGCTCAAGGTGACCGGGCTGCAGAAGCACTTCCCGATCCGCAAGGGGCTGCTGCAGCGCCAGGTGGGCGCCGTGCACGCCGTCGACGGCATCGACTTCGAGGTCCGCTCCGGCGAGACGCTCGGCGTCGTGGGCGAGTCCGGCTGCGGCAAGTCGACGATGGGCCGGCTGATCACGCGGCTGCTCGAACCGACCGGCGGCAAGGTCGAGTTCGAGGGCCACGACATCACGCACCTCGGCGTCGGCGGCATGCGCCCGCTCCGCCGTGACGTGCAGATGGTCTTCCAGGACCCGTACTCGTCGCTGAACCCGCGCCACACGATCGGCACGATCGTCGGCGCCCCCTTCAAGCTGCAGGGCGTCAAGCCCGAGGGCGGCATCAAGAAGGAGGTCCAGCGGCTCCTGGAGGTCGTCGGCCTCAACCCCGAGCACTACAACCGCTACCCGCACGAGTTCTCCGGCGGTCAGCGCCAGCGCATCGGCATCGCCCGCGCGCTGGCCCTGAACCCGAAGCTCGTCGTCGCGGACGAGCCCGTCTCCGCCCTGGACGTCTCCATCCAGGCCCAGGTCGTCAACCTCCTCGACGACCTGCAGGAGGAGCTCGGCCTCACGTACGTGATCATCGCGCACGACCTCTCGGTCATCCGGCACGTCTCGGACCGGATCGCGGTGATGTACCTCGGCAAGATCGTCGAGCTCGCCGACCGCGACGACCTGTACAAGACGCCGATGCACCCGTACACCAAGGCGCTGCTGTCCGCCGTGCCGGTGCCCGACCCGAAGCGGCGCGGTGCCAAGAGCGAGCGGATCCTGCTGCGCGGCGACGTGCCCTCGCCGATCTCGCCGCCCTCCGGCTGCCGTTTCCACACGCGCTGCTGGAAGGCGACGGAGATCTGCGCGGTCAAGGAGCCGCCGCTGCTCCAGCTCGCCACCGGGCACCAGGTGGCCTGCCACCACCCGGAGAACGCCGAGGACCAGGCGCCCGAGGACACCAAGCTGCTCTCGGTCGCCAAGGAGGCGATCGACGTGGTGACGGTCCCGGCCCCGGCGGACCCGGAGCCGGAGGCGCCTTCGGTTCCGGAGGCGGCCGAGGAGCCGGCCGAGGAGCCGGCCGGCGAGGCTTCCGCCGAGGCGGAGCCCGAGGCTGCCGAGCCCGAGGCTGCGGAGAAGGCTGCCGAGCCCGAGGCCAAGTCGGAGGCTGCGGAGAAGGCTGCCGAGGCCGACTCGGACGCCGAGAAGAAGTAG
- a CDS encoding ABC transporter ATP-binding protein, whose amino-acid sequence MTGISKSGAAVSEPVNTGSPAPTSFLEVRDLKVHFPTDDGIVKSVDGLSFQLEKGRTLGIVGESGSGKSVTSLGIMGLHTAGQYGKRKAQISGEIWLDGTELLSADPDHVRKLRGRDMAMIFQDPLSALHPYYTIGQQIVEAYRIHHDVDKKTAKRRAVEMLDRVGIPQPDKRVDNYPHEFSGGMRQRAMIAMSLVNNPELLIADEPTTALDVTVQAQILDLIRDLQKEFGSAVIVITHDLGVVAELADDILVMYGGRCVERGPALKVFEEPRHPYTWGLLGSMPRLDRDQQERLIPVKGSPPSLINVPSGCAFNPRCPYADIPKDDVTRTVRPELTEVGSQHWAACHMSQEQRERIWTEEIAPKL is encoded by the coding sequence ATGACCGGAATCAGCAAGAGCGGCGCCGCCGTGAGCGAGCCGGTGAACACCGGCTCGCCGGCGCCCACCTCGTTCCTGGAAGTGCGCGACCTCAAGGTGCACTTCCCGACCGACGACGGCATCGTCAAGTCGGTGGACGGGCTCTCCTTCCAGCTGGAGAAGGGCCGCACCCTCGGCATCGTCGGCGAGTCCGGCTCCGGCAAGTCGGTCACCTCGCTCGGCATCATGGGCCTGCACACCGCCGGCCAGTACGGCAAGCGCAAGGCGCAGATATCCGGCGAGATCTGGCTGGACGGCACCGAGCTGCTGTCCGCCGACCCCGACCACGTGCGCAAGCTGCGCGGCCGGGACATGGCGATGATCTTCCAGGACCCGCTCTCCGCGCTGCACCCGTACTACACGATCGGGCAGCAGATCGTGGAGGCGTACCGGATCCACCACGACGTCGACAAGAAGACGGCCAAGCGGCGCGCGGTCGAGATGCTCGACCGCGTGGGCATCCCGCAGCCGGACAAGCGGGTCGACAACTACCCGCACGAGTTCTCCGGCGGTATGCGCCAGCGCGCGATGATCGCGATGTCGCTGGTCAACAACCCCGAGCTGCTCATCGCGGACGAGCCCACCACGGCGCTCGACGTGACGGTCCAGGCGCAGATCCTGGACCTGATCCGCGACCTGCAGAAGGAGTTCGGCTCCGCGGTCATCGTCATCACCCACGACCTGGGCGTCGTCGCCGAACTCGCCGACGACATCCTCGTCATGTACGGCGGCCGCTGCGTCGAGCGCGGCCCCGCGCTCAAGGTGTTCGAGGAGCCCCGGCACCCCTACACCTGGGGTCTGCTCGGCTCGATGCCGCGGCTCGACCGCGACCAGCAGGAGCGGCTGATCCCGGTCAAGGGCTCCCCGCCGTCGCTGATCAACGTCCCGTCCGGCTGCGCCTTCAACCCGCGCTGCCCGTACGCCGACATCCCGAAGGACGACGTCACCCGTACGGTCCGTCCGGAGCTGACCGAGGTCGGCTCCCAGCACTGGGCCGCCTGCCACATGAGCCAGGAGCAGCGGGAGCGTATCTGGACCGAAGAGATTGCGCCGAAGCTGTGA
- a CDS encoding ABC transporter permease, with translation MLAYLLRRLFAAAVMLVVIVMVVFCIFFLVPKWAGADIALNFVGKQADPAAIEGVREKLRLGDPIYLQVWEFFKGIFVGRTYSGGGDVTQCAAPCFGYSFRTEQAVWPVLTDRFPVTLGLALGAAVLWLIFGLAAGVLSALKRGSLWDRGAMVIALAGVSLPIYFTGLLSLAIFAFGLDWIDAQYVPFTDSVGGYLGGMILPWITLAFLYAAMYARITRATMLEILGEDYIRTARAKGLKEQVVIGKHAMRSTMTPILTMLGMDLGALIGGAILTESTFNLPGLGRAVLDAIRTQDLPIILGVTLITSLAVLLANLVVDILYAVIDPRVRLA, from the coding sequence GTGCTCGCTTATCTCCTCAGGCGGTTGTTCGCCGCCGCAGTGATGCTCGTGGTCATCGTCATGGTGGTCTTCTGCATCTTCTTCCTCGTCCCCAAGTGGGCGGGCGCTGACATCGCACTGAACTTCGTGGGCAAGCAGGCCGACCCGGCCGCCATCGAGGGAGTGCGGGAGAAGCTTCGGCTCGGCGACCCGATCTACTTGCAGGTCTGGGAGTTCTTCAAGGGCATATTCGTCGGCCGCACCTACTCCGGCGGCGGTGACGTCACCCAGTGCGCCGCCCCTTGCTTCGGCTACTCCTTCCGTACCGAGCAGGCCGTCTGGCCGGTCCTCACCGACCGCTTCCCGGTCACCCTGGGCCTGGCGCTCGGCGCGGCCGTCCTGTGGCTGATCTTCGGTCTGGCGGCGGGTGTCCTGTCGGCGCTCAAGCGCGGCAGCCTCTGGGACCGCGGCGCGATGGTCATCGCCCTCGCCGGCGTCTCCCTCCCGATCTACTTCACCGGTCTGCTCAGCCTCGCGATCTTCGCGTTCGGGCTGGACTGGATCGACGCCCAGTACGTCCCCTTCACCGACAGCGTCGGCGGCTACCTGGGCGGCATGATCCTGCCCTGGATCACGCTCGCCTTCCTGTACGCGGCGATGTACGCCCGGATCACCCGCGCCACCATGCTGGAGATCCTCGGCGAGGACTACATCCGCACCGCCCGCGCGAAGGGTCTCAAGGAGCAGGTCGTCATCGGCAAGCACGCCATGCGCTCCACGATGACGCCCATCCTCACGATGCTCGGCATGGACCTCGGCGCCCTGATCGGCGGCGCGATCCTCACGGAGTCGACGTTCAACCTGCCCGGCCTCGGCCGAGCCGTCCTCGACGCCATCCGCACGCAGGACCTGCCCATCATCCTGGGCGTCACCCTCATCACCTCCCTGGCGGTACTCCTCGCCAACCTCGTGGTGGACATCCTGTACGCCGTGATCGACCCCCGAGTGAGGCTCGCATGA